In Fluviispira sanaruensis, a genomic segment contains:
- the ileS gene encoding isoleucine--tRNA ligase, which translates to MQVEKPAKGIDFPALEKEMLKKWDNENIFQRSILERPENKKYNFYDGPPFATGLPHFGHFVPSSIKDAFPRYFTMQGNRVERRFGWDCHGVPVELLVQKELGLNGKLDIENFGIAKFNQACRASVDRYTKEWRNYIRRLGRWVDMENEYRTMDTPFMESVWHALKTLYDKGFIYESKFVVSYSVALGTTLSNFEASLDYRDVQDPSLTIKAKLKGKHAGKSLLVWTTTPWTLPANLAIAIDGKGIYAEVHDNASNESFYILKNRVSAYWPNEDNYKIVREFLGKELENTSYEPFFSSWVESAGENAFKVYATNYVLHDTGTGAVHTAPAFGEDDFNAAKHYGLPVLDHLDTNGKFKEGNPAELVGLDFKAADKPIIVDLKKRGFVFKHETFVHSYPHCYRSGLPLMYRAVPSWFVKIEENKELLLKMNSQINWMPDHIKTGRFGKWLENARDWNIGRSRYWGNPIPIWKNTETGEEMCIGSVAELQQYTDKTITDIHMEFIDDIVIPSKKHLGTYLTRVPFVLDCWFESGSMPYAQHHYPFERSEEFKDLFPADFICEGLDQTRGWFYTLTLLSGLLFEKPAFKNVVVNGLILAEDGRKMSKSLKNYPDPMATLDEFGADSVRLFLLSSPATVAEEVRFSVDGVKESTRRVLLPLWNAYSFFATYASIDNWDPTKDSVKSTNSLDKWILLRLNELVKNIDEAMNSYQIAKVAPTLIEFFDDLNNWYIRRSRRRFWSSNKEAYSTLYEVLLQATQILAPFAPFAAEYFFGKLALTDELKNVGSVHLSLLPKYCELNAEEQVLLKEVAIARRTVELGRTIRVSHKLKNRQPLKKLTVGVLSKEYGEQILKMKSVICEELNVKDVSITYDPSELAKIIVKPNFKVLGKSLGDKIKDLQLLLNDISQDNATKALRKETIQIKDFTLKPEHVLVELRPSGSNLVATDAELVAALDPTMTEELRFEGIARELVSLIQKARKSADFNVEDKIYLQLKTSNALAQAINSNKEYIEDETLSKIVEEIDGQLEFTTELDCEGEKVSLAMKLI; encoded by the coding sequence ATGCAAGTCGAAAAACCAGCCAAGGGGATAGATTTCCCTGCACTCGAAAAAGAAATGCTTAAAAAGTGGGATAATGAAAATATCTTTCAAAGAAGCATCTTGGAACGTCCCGAAAATAAGAAATACAATTTTTATGATGGCCCCCCATTTGCAACTGGCCTCCCCCATTTTGGCCACTTTGTCCCAAGCTCCATAAAAGATGCCTTTCCCCGCTACTTTACCATGCAAGGCAATCGAGTCGAAAGACGATTTGGCTGGGATTGCCATGGCGTACCTGTAGAACTTTTAGTGCAAAAAGAACTTGGCTTAAATGGTAAACTCGATATTGAAAATTTTGGTATTGCCAAATTCAATCAAGCCTGCCGCGCATCGGTTGATCGCTACACAAAGGAATGGCGCAACTATATTCGCCGCCTAGGCCGCTGGGTTGATATGGAAAATGAATATCGCACCATGGACACACCTTTTATGGAAAGCGTTTGGCATGCTCTTAAAACTCTTTATGATAAAGGCTTTATTTACGAAAGCAAATTCGTCGTAAGTTATTCAGTCGCACTCGGCACAACTTTATCGAATTTTGAAGCAAGCCTTGACTATAGAGATGTACAGGATCCTTCCTTAACTATAAAAGCAAAACTCAAAGGCAAACATGCAGGCAAAAGCCTTCTTGTTTGGACAACCACGCCATGGACTCTGCCCGCTAACCTTGCCATTGCGATAGATGGAAAAGGTATTTATGCAGAAGTACACGACAACGCATCCAATGAATCTTTTTATATTTTAAAGAACAGAGTTTCTGCTTACTGGCCGAATGAAGACAACTATAAAATAGTCCGTGAGTTTTTAGGCAAAGAACTCGAAAATACAAGTTATGAACCTTTTTTCTCATCTTGGGTCGAGAGTGCAGGTGAAAATGCATTTAAAGTTTATGCGACAAACTATGTTTTGCATGACACAGGAACAGGAGCCGTGCACACAGCTCCCGCTTTTGGAGAAGATGACTTTAATGCAGCCAAACACTACGGTCTTCCCGTTTTAGATCACCTAGATACCAATGGAAAATTTAAAGAAGGAAACCCAGCAGAACTAGTTGGCCTCGATTTTAAAGCTGCTGACAAGCCTATTATTGTCGATCTGAAAAAGCGTGGTTTTGTCTTTAAACATGAAACCTTTGTCCATAGTTATCCACACTGTTATCGTTCAGGCCTGCCACTCATGTACAGAGCGGTGCCTTCTTGGTTTGTAAAAATTGAAGAGAACAAAGAACTTCTTCTAAAAATGAATAGTCAGATCAATTGGATGCCAGATCATATTAAAACAGGTCGCTTTGGCAAATGGCTTGAAAATGCAAGAGATTGGAATATAGGTCGCTCACGCTACTGGGGAAATCCAATTCCAATTTGGAAAAACACAGAAACAGGTGAAGAAATGTGCATTGGCTCTGTAGCAGAGCTTCAACAATACACAGATAAAACCATTACAGATATTCATATGGAATTTATCGATGACATTGTTATTCCATCTAAAAAACACCTAGGAACGTATCTTACTCGTGTGCCTTTCGTACTCGATTGTTGGTTTGAATCAGGCTCTATGCCTTATGCACAGCACCACTATCCATTCGAAAGATCCGAAGAATTTAAAGATCTTTTCCCAGCAGATTTTATCTGCGAAGGTCTAGATCAAACGCGTGGTTGGTTTTACACATTAACTCTACTTTCAGGCTTGCTTTTTGAAAAACCTGCATTTAAGAACGTGGTTGTAAACGGGCTTATTCTTGCTGAAGATGGCCGTAAAATGAGCAAGAGCCTCAAAAATTATCCCGACCCCATGGCAACACTTGACGAATTCGGAGCTGACTCCGTAAGACTCTTTTTGCTTTCTTCACCAGCAACAGTAGCTGAAGAAGTTCGCTTTAGTGTAGATGGTGTGAAAGAAAGCACCCGTCGAGTGTTGTTACCTTTATGGAATGCCTATTCCTTTTTTGCAACCTATGCTTCCATTGACAATTGGGATCCCACAAAAGATTCCGTTAAAAGTACAAATTCACTGGATAAATGGATTTTATTGCGCTTAAATGAGCTCGTAAAAAATATAGACGAAGCAATGAATTCATATCAAATAGCTAAAGTTGCTCCTACTTTAATTGAGTTCTTTGATGACCTAAATAACTGGTATATCCGCAGAAGTCGCAGACGCTTTTGGAGCAGCAATAAAGAAGCATATTCAACACTTTATGAAGTTCTCCTCCAAGCAACACAGATCCTAGCTCCATTTGCGCCGTTTGCAGCTGAGTACTTTTTTGGCAAACTCGCTTTAACAGATGAACTCAAAAATGTTGGCAGCGTTCACCTTTCGCTCTTACCTAAATACTGTGAACTCAACGCAGAAGAGCAGGTGCTTTTAAAAGAAGTTGCCATTGCTCGTCGCACTGTTGAACTCGGAAGAACGATTCGCGTTTCGCATAAATTAAAAAATCGTCAACCTCTTAAAAAGTTAACCGTAGGTGTTCTCTCAAAAGAATATGGCGAACAGATTTTAAAAATGAAAAGTGTCATTTGCGAAGAATTAAACGTAAAAGATGTTTCTATCACTTACGATCCCTCTGAGCTTGCAAAAATCATTGTGAAACCAAACTTTAAAGTTCTTGGCAAATCCTTGGGCGATAAAATTAAAGATTTACAATTATTACTAAACGACATTTCGCAAGATAATGCAACGAAAGCTCTGCGTAAAGAAACAATTCAAATTAAAGATTTCACTTTAAAACCTGAACATGTTTTAGTTGAGTTGCGACCAAGTGGAAGTAACTTAGTTGCGACCGATGCCGAGCTCGTTGCCGCACTTGATCCCACAATGACGGAAGAATTACGTTTCGAAGGCATTGCCCGTGAACTTGTCAGTCTTATTCAGAAAGCAAGAAAATCTGCTGATTTTAATGTAGAAGATAAAATATACTTACAATTAAAAACGAGTAACGCACTTGCCCAAGCAATAAATTCAAACAAGGAATATATTGAAGACGAAACTCTTTCTAAAATTGTCGAAGAAATAGATGGGCAATTAGAATTTACAACAGAATTAGATTGTGAAGGCGAGAAAGTATCTTTAGCGATGAAGCTTATCTAA
- a CDS encoding magnesium transporter CorA family protein, with amino-acid sequence MSEVILSKKFQGRNYIFEELILSKIPQEAYVQMQGIGTRFKLHYLTVEDCVHRDQRTKVESFGEYHFIVWYYFHPSLEKPIELHIVLGKDFLLLIANETPHVVAIDWKMLCFPKGQSIFLNDAICQMFDVLVEHSEMYVGALEYGMHMLEKRIVARHINPTKMLRMKYLVNELEQTVGAINSIFHQLEKIEFNLDQKFRMRNIVDHHNRLSENVMHLRFQSMALMDIYYGSSGERSNQQMRKLTMLSAYLLPMSVLAGIFGMNFEGMPFKHDIFMYIGFLLIFGTPLSIFLFFVYKKIYRKKIKNMRKLHDEKHSKHYPFLKRRMDYSNYKIMNESKANTTKKKTSTNHHDNL; translated from the coding sequence TTGTCTGAAGTTATTCTTTCTAAAAAATTCCAAGGGCGCAATTATATATTTGAAGAGCTCATCTTGAGCAAAATCCCCCAAGAAGCCTATGTGCAAATGCAAGGGATAGGCACACGTTTTAAACTCCACTATTTAACAGTGGAAGACTGTGTGCACAGGGACCAGCGAACAAAGGTTGAATCCTTCGGCGAATATCATTTTATCGTTTGGTATTATTTCCATCCTTCACTCGAAAAACCAATTGAACTCCATATCGTGCTGGGTAAAGACTTTTTACTTCTGATAGCTAATGAAACACCGCATGTGGTGGCCATAGATTGGAAAATGCTTTGCTTTCCAAAAGGACAGAGCATTTTTTTAAATGATGCGATCTGCCAGATGTTCGACGTATTGGTTGAGCATTCAGAAATGTATGTAGGAGCACTTGAATATGGCATGCATATGCTAGAAAAAAGAATCGTTGCTCGACATATAAATCCAACAAAAATGCTGAGAATGAAATATCTGGTCAATGAGCTTGAGCAGACAGTGGGAGCGATTAATTCCATTTTTCATCAATTGGAAAAAATTGAATTCAATTTAGATCAAAAATTTAGAATGAGAAATATTGTGGATCATCACAATCGTTTGTCGGAAAATGTAATGCATTTACGCTTTCAATCCATGGCATTAATGGATATATATTATGGTTCTTCGGGAGAGCGTTCCAATCAACAAATGCGTAAATTAACAATGCTCTCAGCATATTTATTACCAATGAGTGTCCTAGCAGGAATATTTGGTATGAACTTTGAAGGTATGCCTTTTAAACATGATATTTTTATGTATATTGGCTTTCTATTGATTTTTGGCACACCACTTTCTATTTTTTTATTTTTTGTTTATAAGAAGATTTATCGAAAAAAAATTAAAAATATGCGTAAACTGCATGATGAGAAACATAGTAAACATTATCCGTTTTTAAAAAGACGAATGGATTATTCAAATTACAAAATTATGAATGAAAGTAAAGCAAATACTACCAAGAAGAAAACCTCAACAAATCATCATGACAATTTATAA
- a CDS encoding protein tyrosine phosphatase — protein MKLVSTLIATVFALSSVSAFAQTSEPSAAPAPAAEAAKPAAAPAATAQAAAPAQAEQAPAAEKKEEHKKKAEHKKKSHKSKASKKSKKEKEAAAAPASSEAAPAPASN, from the coding sequence ATGAAACTTGTATCTACACTTATTGCTACTGTTTTTGCTTTGTCTTCAGTTTCCGCTTTTGCGCAAACAAGTGAACCTTCTGCGGCTCCAGCTCCAGCAGCAGAAGCTGCTAAGCCAGCAGCTGCTCCAGCTGCAACTGCACAGGCTGCTGCTCCAGCACAAGCTGAACAAGCTCCTGCAGCTGAAAAGAAAGAAGAACACAAGAAAAAGGCTGAACACAAAAAGAAAAGTCATAAGAGCAAGGCTAGCAAAAAGAGTAAGAAAGAAAAAGAAGCTGCAGCAGCACCTGCTTCCAGCGAAGCAGCACCAGCCCCTGCATCAAACTAA
- a CDS encoding DMT family transporter — translation MINTFMFIFCIIVWGSSYLFAKMQNSYTPPEFSLMLRILFAFCFFIPLFMMNSKGLKVKKRDHIYIFLFGLCNFMLGYIFLYFATVFMASGFVIVIFSFKSILTPLFISLKMKQKINLSLILGSIFAISGIFFILINSTSGESLSYKGLLFAIAGTLITAFGDLFSHLNNEKKISPIDANFFGLLYIIPVLLLININNIDYIYQLKDVHYLLSILYLGLVASGVAWLFYLYLVKNIGANYSSYMVTLFPIVGCLSSIIFENMPFNFNLIIGIALNFIGLFIVIFFMRKKVEPENKQEILEQT, via the coding sequence ATGATAAATACATTTATGTTCATTTTTTGCATTATAGTTTGGGGTTCAAGCTATTTATTTGCAAAAATGCAAAACAGCTATACACCCCCTGAATTCTCTTTAATGCTCAGAATTCTCTTTGCATTTTGCTTTTTTATCCCTTTATTTATGATGAATAGCAAAGGTTTAAAAGTAAAGAAAAGGGATCATATTTATATTTTTCTTTTTGGTTTATGCAATTTTATGCTTGGGTATATTTTTCTCTATTTTGCCACAGTTTTTATGGCGAGTGGATTTGTTATTGTTATATTTTCTTTTAAAAGTATTTTAACACCCCTTTTCATTTCTTTAAAAATGAAACAAAAGATAAATTTAAGTCTCATTCTGGGCTCAATATTTGCTATTTCTGGAATTTTTTTCATATTAATAAACTCAACCTCAGGCGAAAGTCTCTCCTATAAAGGTCTTCTATTTGCTATTGCAGGAACGCTCATCACTGCATTTGGGGATCTTTTTTCGCACCTGAATAACGAAAAAAAGATATCTCCAATCGATGCAAACTTTTTTGGTTTGCTCTATATTATTCCAGTATTGCTTTTAATTAATATAAATAACATAGATTATATATATCAATTAAAGGATGTTCATTATTTGCTAAGTATTCTTTATTTAGGTTTAGTTGCTTCTGGTGTCGCCTGGCTTTTTTATTTGTACTTGGTAAAAAATATAGGGGCTAATTACTCAAGCTATATGGTTACTTTATTTCCTATAGTGGGTTGCTTATCATCTATTATATTCGAAAATATGCCATTTAATTTTAATTTAATTATAGGAATTGCTCTGAATTTTATAGGGCTATTTATTGTCATATTTTTTATGCGAAAGAAAGTTGAGCCTGAAAATAAACAGGAAATATTAGAACAAACTTGA
- the rpsD gene encoding 30S ribosomal protein S4, producing the protein MSRYTGPRMRIARRLGTLPGLTSKEIKRKSRPGQHGAAPHKKSEFAIALEEKQKIRFNYGLSERQMQRYIKAARKAKTLTGEALLRMCEMRLDSVVFRLGFAPSIPAARQLVRHGHVHVNGRRVNMPGYQCRAGEVIIPTNKEATLSLVKNNLVHRQNAQPPAFLSLSADKLQASVVSVCSREEVLLQVNERLVVEYYAQRG; encoded by the coding sequence ATGTCTCGTTACACTGGTCCACGTATGCGTATCGCTCGTCGTCTTGGCACATTACCAGGACTTACAAGCAAAGAAATTAAAAGAAAATCTCGCCCAGGTCAGCACGGTGCTGCTCCACATAAAAAGTCGGAGTTTGCTATTGCTCTTGAGGAAAAACAAAAAATTCGTTTCAATTATGGTCTTTCTGAAAGACAAATGCAACGTTATATCAAAGCGGCTCGTAAGGCTAAAACCCTTACAGGTGAAGCTCTTCTCCGTATGTGCGAAATGCGCCTCGATAGCGTTGTTTTCCGTCTTGGTTTTGCACCATCTATCCCAGCAGCTCGTCAGCTCGTTCGCCATGGCCACGTCCATGTTAACGGCCGTAGAGTGAACATGCCTGGTTACCAATGCAGAGCGGGCGAAGTTATTATTCCAACAAACAAAGAAGCAACTCTTAGCCTTGTTAAGAATAATCTCGTTCACCGCCAAAATGCACAACCACCTGCATTTTTAAGCCTCAGCGCAGATAAGCTTCAGGCATCTGTCGTGAGTGTTTGCTCCCGTGAAGAAGTACTTCTTCAAGTAAATGAACGCCTTGTAGTCGAATACTACGCTCAACGCGGTTAA
- a CDS encoding bifunctional 5,10-methylenetetrahydrofolate dehydrogenase/5,10-methenyltetrahydrofolate cyclohydrolase, producing the protein MKFFSRAQKTGFVIPDLSKTAAFYEGTNCKIMNGKALSAQFISQAQTLRNGKKIPCLAVILTGDNPASHVYVKNKIKIFNEAGFESQSFYLSSADTSEEKIISIIHKLNNDKNVDGILVQLPLPKNVNVEKILNEILPEKDVDGFLAQSIGSLATGEFTHAIACTPFGVLAMLYSYGVEISGKNAVVVGRSNIVGKPMSLLLLSTDATVTIAHSKTKQLKEICQNADILIAAIGKPEFIDKSYIKKNAVVVDVGIHRKENGKLCGDVHTNVTEVAQALSPVPGGVGPMTIAMLMLNTALAAWAKN; encoded by the coding sequence ATGAAGTTTTTTTCGCGTGCACAAAAAACTGGATTTGTTATACCTGATCTCTCTAAAACTGCTGCGTTTTATGAAGGAACAAATTGCAAGATAATGAATGGCAAGGCTCTCAGTGCACAGTTCATTTCTCAAGCACAAACATTGCGAAATGGAAAAAAAATTCCTTGCCTTGCAGTTATTCTTACAGGTGATAATCCTGCTTCACATGTTTATGTTAAAAATAAAATTAAAATATTTAATGAAGCAGGTTTTGAATCTCAGAGTTTTTATCTTTCGTCTGCAGACACAAGTGAAGAAAAAATAATATCCATCATACATAAATTAAATAATGATAAAAATGTGGATGGTATATTGGTACAACTCCCCCTGCCTAAAAATGTAAATGTAGAAAAAATCCTCAATGAAATATTACCAGAAAAAGATGTGGATGGTTTTCTTGCACAAAGTATTGGCTCGCTTGCAACGGGTGAGTTTACTCATGCAATAGCGTGCACTCCATTCGGTGTATTAGCAATGCTCTACTCTTATGGAGTAGAGATAAGTGGCAAAAATGCAGTTGTCGTTGGACGAAGTAACATCGTTGGCAAACCCATGTCGTTACTTTTACTCAGCACCGATGCAACCGTAACAATCGCCCATTCAAAAACAAAACAACTCAAGGAAATTTGCCAAAATGCAGATATTCTTATTGCGGCAATTGGTAAACCTGAATTTATTGATAAAAGCTATATAAAGAAAAATGCAGTTGTCGTAGATGTTGGTATCCATAGAAAAGAAAATGGAAAACTTTGTGGAGACGTGCATACAAATGTCACTGAAGTTGCTCAGGCTTTATCCCCAGTTCCTGGTGGAGTCGGGCCTATGACAATTGCTATGCTTATGCTCAATACTGCCCTCGCAGCTTGGGCTAAAAATTAA
- a CDS encoding phenylalanine 4-monooxygenase, protein MASEFFNKLRNIPIPEGTLSIEVEYKAKSSYPIVASPSVEGTIGEKIITPTYSQEQHKTWKIMLNKQSQLVQGNLCEEYIEGMKLLNFPKEKIPSLAQSSETLRKCTNWQIIRAEGLVSPKNFFALLANKVFPCTDFIRHIDEIDYTPAPDTFHDQAGHLAMITNQRFAEFFHLFGIAGAQAKNDAEVMWFNRIYWFTVEFGLINPTAHAGKKRDHKQCRIYGAGIASSCGEIIYSLSEKVKKRPFSLDVICETDFDIHHMQDLLFEIESFYELENEFRIWATKKGFI, encoded by the coding sequence ATGGCATCAGAATTTTTTAATAAGCTAAGGAATATACCGATCCCTGAAGGCACACTTTCCATAGAGGTTGAGTACAAAGCAAAGTCTTCATATCCGATTGTTGCAAGTCCATCAGTTGAAGGCACAATTGGTGAAAAAATAATAACACCAACATATTCACAGGAGCAGCATAAAACCTGGAAAATAATGTTAAATAAACAGTCACAACTTGTCCAAGGTAATCTCTGTGAAGAATATATTGAAGGTATGAAATTATTAAATTTTCCAAAAGAGAAAATTCCTTCACTTGCGCAGTCAAGTGAAACACTGCGAAAATGCACTAATTGGCAAATTATCCGAGCCGAAGGACTTGTCTCTCCAAAAAACTTTTTTGCTCTCCTCGCAAATAAAGTATTTCCATGTACGGATTTTATTCGCCATATCGATGAAATTGATTACACGCCAGCACCGGATACTTTTCATGATCAAGCAGGTCACCTAGCGATGATTACGAATCAACGATTTGCAGAGTTTTTTCATTTATTTGGCATTGCAGGCGCGCAGGCAAAAAATGATGCAGAGGTCATGTGGTTTAATCGTATTTATTGGTTCACGGTAGAATTCGGACTTATAAATCCTACAGCTCATGCGGGCAAAAAAAGAGATCATAAACAATGTCGAATTTATGGTGCAGGTATAGCTTCCTCATGCGGTGAGATTATTTATAGTTTGTCCGAAAAGGTTAAGAAACGTCCATTTTCATTGGATGTCATCTGTGAAACTGACTTCGATATACATCATATGCAAGACTTACTTTTTGAAATTGAATCGTTCTATGAACTCGAAAATGAATTTAGAATATGGGCAACTAAAAAAGGCTTTATTTAA
- a CDS encoding acyltransferase family protein yields the protein MNINKNLEYRPDIDGLRAIAVLSVVLFHFFPVLNPGGFIGVDIFFVISGFLISTIIYKNLDNQSFKISEFYTRRIIRIFPALIFVLCTVLILGWLLLFEREFKYLGKHIAGGIGFISNELQWRENVDYFNSGFKPLQNLWSLGVEEQFYLLWPFLAILCWKYNKNFLKIIVSMFFISFLINIFSLYIFEKMSEAYLMTFSRLWEIIAGCFLGYITLYKEIKSNPILNNLKSISGFFLITLSLCFIDSTRFFPGFWALLPVAATYLIIDSGPKAFLNQKILANKLLVYIGLISYPIYLWHWPLLIYNKLLAKDNPSNASLVIIFIMTIILSIITYHLLEKSIKRINKKTAIYSLVPIAISLLIIGISGYKRLLKPYSSQFNLETFNAAVEDWDFPTKNLYKLKYNNSYYYESSNDKDKILFMGDSNMEQYAPRIEKILYDHPNLKKNTILFTGSGCMPIKNVKILGKTGCQEYLQDVYNFAEDPQIPTVVISGLWLGYLSKDSKAYYEKNDFKEYLNKSELAKDKMLKEFEDSIKRLVELKKSVYVVLNIPIGNEFSPTHMISRSLFNNNFSPIIKDMNKNEFLDSENGFLKKLKQAALKGGAQVIDPLDYLCNENSVCLTLFQNKPFYKDSGHLCASFVRENIKYLDFIFIKKSEILQQTF from the coding sequence TTGAACATTAATAAAAATTTAGAGTATCGTCCTGATATTGATGGGTTACGCGCAATAGCAGTGCTATCAGTTGTCTTATTCCATTTTTTTCCGGTATTAAACCCTGGTGGATTCATCGGGGTCGATATATTTTTTGTCATTTCGGGTTTTTTAATCTCCACAATTATATATAAAAATTTGGACAATCAGTCCTTCAAAATTTCTGAGTTCTATACCAGAAGAATCATACGCATATTCCCTGCTCTCATATTTGTATTATGCACTGTGCTTATTTTAGGATGGCTGCTTTTATTCGAACGTGAATTCAAATATCTCGGGAAACATATCGCAGGAGGGATAGGCTTTATCTCTAATGAACTGCAATGGCGAGAAAATGTTGATTATTTTAATTCTGGATTTAAACCTTTACAAAACCTTTGGTCGCTTGGTGTCGAAGAGCAATTTTATTTACTTTGGCCTTTTTTGGCCATCTTATGCTGGAAATACAATAAAAATTTTTTAAAAATAATAGTATCTATGTTTTTTATTTCTTTTTTAATAAATATTTTTTCACTTTATATTTTTGAAAAAATGTCCGAAGCATATCTTATGACTTTTTCTAGACTATGGGAAATAATAGCTGGCTGTTTTTTAGGTTATATTACATTATATAAAGAGATAAAAAGCAATCCCATTCTTAATAATTTAAAATCAATCTCTGGATTTTTCTTAATTACTCTCTCTCTTTGCTTTATTGATAGCACTCGATTTTTCCCTGGATTTTGGGCTTTACTTCCTGTTGCAGCGACATATCTTATAATTGACTCAGGTCCAAAAGCATTTCTCAATCAGAAAATTTTAGCAAATAAATTGTTAGTATATATAGGATTAATCAGTTATCCGATTTATCTATGGCACTGGCCTTTGCTTATATATAATAAACTATTAGCAAAAGACAATCCATCCAATGCAAGTCTAGTTATTATTTTTATTATGACCATCATTCTTTCTATTATAACCTATCATTTACTTGAAAAATCTATTAAAAGAATTAATAAAAAGACAGCAATTTATTCTTTAGTTCCTATAGCAATTTCTCTATTAATCATTGGCATAAGTGGATATAAACGCTTGCTAAAACCCTACTCAAGTCAATTCAACCTAGAGACGTTCAATGCTGCAGTTGAGGACTGGGATTTTCCTACTAAAAACTTATATAAACTTAAATATAATAATTCGTATTACTATGAAAGTTCAAATGACAAAGATAAAATTCTGTTCATGGGTGATAGCAATATGGAACAGTATGCGCCAAGAATAGAAAAAATCTTATACGATCATCCAAACCTGAAAAAAAATACTATACTTTTTACAGGCAGTGGTTGTATGCCAATAAAAAATGTAAAAATTCTAGGCAAGACCGGTTGTCAAGAATATCTTCAAGATGTCTATAATTTTGCAGAAGATCCGCAAATCCCAACGGTCGTTATAAGTGGACTTTGGCTAGGATATTTAAGTAAAGATAGTAAAGCTTATTATGAAAAAAATGATTTTAAAGAATATTTAAATAAGTCTGAATTAGCAAAGGATAAAATGCTGAAAGAGTTTGAGGACAGCATTAAAAGACTTGTCGAACTTAAAAAATCTGTTTACGTTGTCCTTAATATCCCAATTGGAAACGAGTTTTCACCTACTCATATGATTTCACGTTCATTATTTAATAACAATTTTAGCCCAATTATTAAAGATATGAATAAAAACGAATTTTTGGATTCTGAGAATGGATTTTTAAAGAAATTAAAACAAGCAGCATTAAAGGGTGGAGCACAAGTCATAGATCCTCTTGATTATTTATGTAATGAAAACTCTGTCTGCCTTACTCTCTTTCAAAATAAACCTTTTTATAAAGATTCTGGACATCTTTGTGCATCATTTGTAAGAGAAAATATTAAATATTTGGATTTTATTTTTATTAAAAAATCAGAAATATTACAGCAAACTTTTTAA
- the lepB gene encoding signal peptidase I: protein MCFMAFFVLLKTSVLGFYRIPSDSMHPTLLTGDRILTNKLSYGLQIPLMSTVLFSWGEPKRGDVVVFYLPERKNTLVKRVVGLPNDVISFQKGILSVNGISVSTALAKEFVYKGSSYTKMIEKSEEIPFPAHSILSAQDKGTTFFESRRFIVPPDKLFVLGDNRDHSFDSRSFGYVDKTFVYGKVFRILFSTAENEAFFPDFRAERFFKGIK, encoded by the coding sequence TTGTGTTTTATGGCTTTCTTCGTTCTCTTAAAAACCTCTGTTTTAGGGTTCTACCGAATTCCATCTGACTCCATGCACCCTACCTTACTCACTGGGGATCGTATTCTTACAAATAAACTCTCCTATGGTTTACAAATTCCGTTAATGAGCACAGTGCTTTTTTCTTGGGGAGAGCCCAAACGGGGAGATGTGGTGGTGTTTTATCTGCCAGAACGTAAAAATACTCTTGTAAAACGGGTGGTTGGATTGCCAAATGACGTTATCAGTTTCCAAAAGGGAATTTTATCTGTGAATGGAATATCGGTCAGCACAGCCTTGGCAAAGGAATTTGTTTATAAAGGGAGCAGTTACACAAAAATGATTGAAAAGTCCGAAGAAATTCCATTTCCAGCCCATTCTATTCTCAGTGCGCAAGACAAAGGGACAACTTTTTTTGAAAGCCGCCGTTTTATCGTCCCGCCAGATAAGCTTTTTGTACTTGGTGACAATCGCGATCACTCCTTTGATAGCAGAAGCTTTGGCTATGTGGACAAGACATTTGTTTACGGTAAAGTATTCCGTATCTTGTTTTCAACAGCAGAAAATGAGGCTTTTTTTCCTGATTTTCGAGCAGAAAGGTTTTTTAAGGGCATAAAATAA